Proteins encoded within one genomic window of Pseudocalidococcus azoricus BACA0444:
- a CDS encoding ion transporter — MVSKSLLARLDRLIHAPRTELALVALILITAILVVYQVVISRQGQPMAPFVILELVIRLTFIAELVTRYLIARKKQRFFRHYWLDLIAILPIPPGLGLWQLLPLLRLPRAATLINRNLNQFSPWAAATYRLQITALLLTALIIVAGGLAIFMLEGQKNQDFASIEDSLWWSFFSLISAEPIGGDARTRAGRFVTVIVILGGLTLFAVFTGIVSAVIVRRFQSGVGLKSMDLDELREHIIICGWNRSLPLVLQELQSDPDMYLCPIVIVAELSELPELELRHINQNHIFFYSGDYTRIDVLEKVEIHHASRAILLADFSLPRSDQDRDARTVLAALTIEKLKPGIYTCAQLLDRNNNVQLQIAGVEDIVVADEMTGHLISSAVRNLGGMNVISELLTVQVGNQIYRLNVPKDLMQATFWQAHEYLKFRYDALLIAVETLNGIKGKQTLINPPPEHLLQASDYLIVIARQAPRLPV; from the coding sequence TGGCTTTAATTTTAATCACAGCTATCTTGGTCGTTTATCAAGTCGTGATTAGCAGGCAAGGTCAGCCCATGGCCCCGTTTGTGATTCTTGAGCTAGTTATTCGCCTGACATTTATTGCTGAACTGGTGACGCGCTACCTCATCGCCCGCAAGAAACAACGCTTTTTCCGCCATTACTGGTTAGACTTAATCGCAATTTTACCAATTCCCCCAGGCCTGGGCCTCTGGCAACTGCTGCCCCTTTTACGCTTGCCGCGGGCCGCTACCCTAATTAACCGCAATCTGAATCAATTTTCCCCTTGGGCTGCAGCAACTTACCGTTTGCAGATTACCGCGCTCCTGTTAACGGCTCTAATTATTGTGGCGGGGGGCCTGGCGATCTTTATGCTAGAAGGCCAGAAGAATCAAGATTTTGCCTCCATTGAGGACTCGTTGTGGTGGAGCTTTTTTTCACTCATTTCAGCGGAACCGATTGGGGGGGATGCACGAACCAGGGCTGGGCGGTTTGTGACAGTTATTGTAATTTTAGGGGGCTTAACTCTCTTTGCAGTTTTTACGGGGATTGTTTCTGCGGTCATTGTCAGACGTTTTCAATCAGGAGTGGGACTGAAAAGTATGGATTTAGACGAACTCAGGGAGCATATTATTATTTGTGGCTGGAATCGCAGTTTACCTTTGGTGCTCCAAGAACTCCAGTCCGATCCTGATATGTATCTTTGTCCGATTGTGATTGTTGCCGAACTCTCTGAACTTCCAGAACTGGAGTTGCGACATATCAATCAAAACCATATTTTTTTCTATAGTGGCGATTACACCAGAATTGATGTTCTAGAAAAAGTAGAGATACATCACGCCTCGCGAGCCATTCTGCTGGCCGATTTTTCTTTACCCCGCAGTGATCAGGATCGAGATGCCCGCACCGTTCTGGCTGCCTTAACGATTGAAAAACTCAAACCTGGCATCTACACCTGTGCCCAACTGCTTGACCGTAACAATAATGTTCAACTGCAAATTGCTGGTGTTGAAGATATTGTCGTTGCCGATGAAATGACTGGGCATTTAATTAGTAGCGCAGTTCGCAACTTGGGGGGCATGAATGTGATTTCTGAGCTATTAACGGTACAAGTTGGGAATCAAATTTATCGTCTGAATGTGCCCAAGGACTTAATGCAAGCGACTTTTTGGCAAGCCCATGAATATCTGAAATTTCGCTATGATGCCCTCTTGATTGCCGTTGAAACCCTCAATGGTATCAAAGGGAAGCAAACCCTGATAAATCCACCACCAGAACATCTCCTCCAGGCCAGCGACTATTTAATTGTGATTGCCCGCCAAGCCCCGCGTTTGCCGGTTTAG